Proteins from a genomic interval of Paenibacillus sp. FSL R5-0623:
- the spoIIAA gene encoding anti-sigma F factor antagonist, which produces MNLHVEMEHHRGILIVRLSGELDHHTADMVRMQMDEAIQRRQSEHLVLSLKDLQFMDSSGLGVILGRYKLIKNKGGKMVVCDVNSPVYRLLEMSGLFKIMPIYENEGTALSGLEVVS; this is translated from the coding sequence GTGAACTTGCATGTGGAAATGGAACACCATCGCGGGATTCTGATTGTACGATTATCCGGGGAGCTGGATCACCATACAGCTGACATGGTACGGATGCAAATGGATGAAGCTATCCAGCGGAGACAAAGCGAGCATCTCGTACTCAGCCTGAAAGATCTGCAATTTATGGACAGTTCGGGTCTGGGTGTCATTTTGGGAAGATACAAGCTCATTAAGAATAAAGGTGGCAAGATGGTGGTCTGTGACGTCAATTCGCCAGTGTACCGCTTGCTGGAAATGTCGGGTCTGTTCAAGATTATGCCGATATACGAAAATGAGGGAACTGCTCTCTCAGGTCTGGAGGTCGTCTCATGA
- a CDS encoding Fur family transcriptional regulator translates to MEARIDKIKQQLQSQGYKLTPQREATLRVLLENEEDHLSAEDVFMLVKEKAPEIGLATVYRTLELLSELHVVEKINFGDGVARYDLRGDTSKHHHHHLICVQCGSMDEIREDWLGPLEERLEREFNFSVVDHRLDFHGICYRCKAKNEQKPKDEE, encoded by the coding sequence ATGGAAGCACGGATTGATAAAATTAAGCAGCAACTACAGTCCCAAGGATATAAATTAACGCCCCAGCGGGAAGCCACCTTAAGAGTACTTCTTGAGAATGAAGAAGATCATCTGAGCGCAGAAGATGTATTCATGCTCGTTAAAGAAAAGGCTCCCGAAATCGGTCTGGCAACCGTGTACCGTACCCTCGAACTGCTGAGTGAGCTGCATGTTGTAGAGAAAATCAACTTCGGCGACGGTGTAGCGCGTTATGATCTGCGCGGAGATACATCCAAGCATCACCATCATCACTTAATCTGTGTTCAATGCGGAAGTATGGATGAAATACGTGAAGACTGGCTTGGACCGCTTGAAGAGCGTTTGGAGCGGGAATTCAACTTTTCGGTAGTAGATCACCGACTGGATTTTCATGGGATTTGTTATCGTTGCAAAGCTAAAAATGAACAGAAACCCAAAGATGAAGAATAA
- the sigF gene encoding RNA polymerase sporulation sigma factor SigF: protein MDAEVKPSSQTYLDDAEVKRLIALSQSGDHVSRDTLVNCNIRLVWSVVQRFMNRGYDPEDLFQIGCIGLLKSVDKFDLSYDVKFSTYAVPMIIGEIQRFLRDDGTLKVSRSLKEMANKVRKKRDELSKHLDRLPTIKEVAAELGVTPEEVVFAQEANKPPTSIHETVFENDGDPITLMDQIADESQERWFDKLALNEAIGGLSERERLIVYLRYYRDQTQSEVASRLGISQVQVSRLEKKILQSIRDQIAQ from the coding sequence ATGGATGCTGAAGTGAAACCATCTTCACAGACCTATTTGGACGATGCCGAGGTCAAACGGCTGATTGCGCTCAGTCAGTCGGGTGACCATGTCTCACGGGATACGCTGGTGAACTGCAACATCAGACTCGTCTGGTCCGTCGTACAGCGTTTTATGAACAGGGGATATGATCCGGAAGATCTGTTCCAGATTGGTTGTATCGGTCTGCTCAAGTCAGTGGACAAATTCGATCTCAGTTATGACGTGAAGTTCTCAACCTACGCGGTACCGATGATCATCGGAGAAATCCAGCGATTCCTGCGGGATGACGGTACCTTGAAGGTCAGTCGTTCACTGAAAGAGATGGCGAATAAAGTCCGCAAAAAAAGGGACGAACTGTCCAAACATCTGGATCGTTTGCCAACGATTAAGGAAGTTGCCGCAGAGCTGGGGGTAACCCCGGAGGAAGTCGTATTTGCCCAGGAAGCGAACAAACCACCGACCTCCATCCATGAGACGGTATTCGAGAATGACGGTGATCCTATTACGTTAATGGATCAGATTGCCGACGAGTCTCAGGAACGTTGGTTTGACAAGCTGGCCCTGAACGAAGCCATCGGTGGTCTCAGTGAGCGGGAGCGGTTAATCGTTTATCTTCGGTATTACCGGGATCAGACCCAATCCGAGGTTGCCAGCAGGCTGGGAATATCTCAGGTGCAAGTATCACGTCTGGAGAAAAAAATACTGCAATCCATCCGCGACCAGATCGCGCAGTGA
- a CDS encoding NUDIX hydrolase, with protein MKSNQSAQSIHAPQPANPKLDEVTVSTKPIFEGKVISLQVDTVKLPNGETATREIIRHPGAVAVLALNGDRMLVVDQYRQAMGRTEVEIPAGKLDPGEEPEVAAARELREETGYVAKSLRHLRSFYTSPGFADEIIHLYIAEELEAGDMELDEDEFLEVSEITLEEAYALMDDNRISDAKTMMAVYAWDLYRTTGRF; from the coding sequence ATGAAATCAAACCAATCTGCCCAATCCATCCATGCACCGCAACCTGCCAATCCGAAGTTGGATGAAGTGACCGTATCCACCAAGCCCATCTTCGAGGGGAAAGTGATTTCACTACAGGTCGATACGGTTAAACTGCCGAACGGTGAGACGGCTACACGTGAGATAATCCGGCACCCAGGAGCAGTAGCTGTACTCGCTCTGAATGGGGATCGCATGCTTGTTGTGGATCAGTATCGTCAGGCAATGGGACGCACCGAAGTGGAGATTCCTGCGGGAAAACTGGACCCGGGAGAAGAGCCAGAAGTTGCTGCAGCACGTGAATTGAGAGAAGAGACGGGATATGTGGCCAAGTCACTGCGTCATTTGCGTTCGTTCTACACGTCACCGGGGTTCGCAGATGAGATCATTCATCTATACATCGCTGAAGAGTTGGAAGCAGGAGACATGGAACTTGACGAAGATGAATTCCTAGAAGTATCCGAGATCACACTGGAGGAAGCCTACGCACTCATGGACGATAATCGGATTAGTGATGCCAAAACGATGATGGCTGTGTACGCGTGGGACCTCTACAGAACGACAGGACGGTTCTAG
- a CDS encoding tripeptidase T has protein sequence MIKQQRVIDQFMELVQIDSETKNEQNISKVLKEQFTDLGLHVYEDDTMEQTGHGAGNIVITWEAEGTEGVAPIFFTCHMDTVTPGQGIKPELGEDGWIRSDGTTILGADDKAGIAALFEAIRVIQENKIPHGKIQFVITVGEESGLVGARAMNPKDIDAEFGYALDSNGAVGTICVAAPARAEIQMSIYGKSAHAGVNPEDGISAIQVAAKAIAAMKLGRIDDETTANIGKFQGGSALNVVCDFVQIEAEARSIVQEKVELQVAQMRDALETTCRKYGATAEFRSEILYPAFGFHDEHEVVQLAQRAIRSMGLKTRTFASGGGSDANIFNGFGIPTANLAVGYEDIHTTKERIRAEDIVKLSQVVVAIIQETAAGKK, from the coding sequence ATGATTAAACAACAACGTGTTATCGATCAGTTCATGGAACTGGTGCAGATTGATAGTGAAACGAAAAATGAACAGAACATCTCGAAGGTGTTAAAAGAACAGTTTACAGATCTCGGTCTTCATGTCTATGAGGATGATACCATGGAGCAAACCGGACATGGCGCCGGAAACATCGTCATTACCTGGGAAGCCGAAGGAACTGAAGGGGTTGCACCGATCTTTTTCACATGTCATATGGACACCGTGACGCCGGGACAGGGAATTAAGCCTGAACTGGGTGAAGATGGCTGGATTCGCAGTGATGGAACAACGATCCTGGGAGCAGATGACAAAGCAGGGATTGCGGCACTGTTCGAAGCGATTCGTGTGATCCAGGAAAACAAGATTCCACATGGTAAAATTCAATTTGTCATTACGGTCGGCGAAGAGTCTGGTCTGGTGGGCGCACGTGCAATGAATCCGAAGGATATCGATGCCGAGTTCGGTTATGCGCTGGATTCTAATGGAGCTGTAGGTACGATCTGTGTTGCTGCACCAGCCAGAGCTGAAATTCAAATGAGCATCTATGGGAAGTCCGCACATGCGGGCGTGAACCCGGAAGACGGGATCAGCGCCATTCAGGTTGCTGCCAAAGCCATTGCAGCGATGAAGCTTGGACGAATTGATGATGAGACAACAGCAAACATTGGTAAATTCCAGGGTGGATCAGCACTCAACGTGGTATGTGACTTTGTACAGATTGAAGCGGAAGCCCGCAGTATTGTGCAGGAGAAAGTGGAATTGCAGGTAGCACAGATGCGTGACGCGCTCGAAACAACATGTCGCAAATACGGTGCAACAGCTGAATTCAGAAGTGAAATCCTTTATCCGGCATTTGGTTTCCATGATGAGCACGAAGTTGTGCAGCTTGCACAGCGTGCCATCCGCAGTATGGGTCTCAAAACTCGTACGTTCGCTTCTGGTGGAGGCAGTGATGCCAACATCTTTAACGGATTTGGTATTCCAACCGCGAATCTGGCGGTAGGGTATGAGGATATTCATACAACCAAAGAACGTATTCGTGCCGAAGATATTGTGAAGTTGTCCCAAGTGGTGGTGGCAATTATTCAGGAAACGGCAGCTGGCAAGAAATAA
- a CDS encoding tyrosine recombinase, which translates to MKQTIHAYALYLEDDKGMSSSTLESYLRDVDKFIEFADKEYGIREADQVRRTHVVLFAGQLKQAGRANATIARSIVSLRSYFHFLMRRGDIIQDPTFDVEAPKADKTPPQVLSIQEIEQLLTAPDIRSPQGVRDRAMLELLYATGIRVSELIALDIRDVQPGMRFIRCGGAGKERILPIGAPAAHWASVYVEEFRNKLLKTDSDEQALFVNVSGRRLTRQGFWKLLKKAAVDAGISEEITPHTLRHSFAAHLIANGADTRAVQDMLGHVEQPGQQYGNHGRKTMKEIYETHHPRAR; encoded by the coding sequence ATGAAACAGACGATACACGCCTATGCCTTATACTTGGAAGATGATAAAGGGATGTCGAGCAGCACGCTTGAATCGTATCTCCGAGACGTGGACAAGTTCATTGAATTTGCAGATAAGGAATATGGCATACGCGAAGCCGATCAGGTCAGACGCACACATGTCGTCCTGTTTGCAGGTCAGCTCAAACAGGCAGGACGTGCCAATGCAACCATTGCCCGCAGCATCGTATCTCTGCGCTCCTACTTTCATTTTTTGATGCGGCGGGGTGATATTATACAGGACCCTACGTTTGATGTGGAAGCTCCCAAGGCGGACAAGACGCCACCACAGGTGTTAAGTATCCAGGAGATCGAACAACTGCTGACAGCGCCTGATATTCGTTCACCGCAGGGTGTGAGAGATCGAGCGATGCTTGAACTGTTATATGCCACAGGCATTAGGGTCTCGGAACTGATTGCCCTTGACATTCGGGATGTACAGCCAGGCATGCGTTTTATACGATGCGGTGGGGCGGGCAAGGAACGCATACTTCCCATCGGTGCACCAGCAGCACATTGGGCAAGTGTATATGTGGAGGAATTCCGCAATAAGTTGCTCAAAACCGATTCGGACGAGCAGGCACTATTCGTGAATGTATCTGGGAGGCGTTTAACCCGGCAGGGCTTCTGGAAGCTGCTCAAAAAAGCGGCGGTGGACGCAGGGATCTCGGAAGAAATTACGCCGCATACACTGCGTCATTCGTTTGCAGCACACCTGATTGCCAATGGGGCGGATACACGTGCGGTTCAAGACATGTTGGGGCACGTGGAGCAGCCTGGACAACAATATGGCAATCATGGACGCAAAACCATGAAAGAAATCTATGAAACCCATCATCCGAGGGCAAGATAG
- a CDS encoding D-alanyl-D-alanine carboxypeptidase family protein: MASTALAEEKPKAAGGTDLAPSARSAILMDADTGTVIYEKNSHDQLPPASITKIMTMLLTIEAIDSGKLKLTDKVRTSEYAASMGGSQIFLEPGEEMTVDDMLKGIAMASGNDASVAMAEKIAGSEEAFVQLMNERAKELGMKDTHFANCNGLPVDNHYSSAHDIAVMSRELLKHSGITKYTGAYQDYLRKDSEKPFWLVNTNKLVRFYEGADGLKTGYTSEAKFCLSATASKDGLRVVSVVLGEPNTKTRNSEVSSMFDYAFSQYTMKALYKAGDLLGSLKIEKGEVAELPLNATQNYSVLMRKGAKSNDIRHELLVAKELKAPIKAGQSIGKLVVYQGNDVIKEFDIQAPQDVNKAGWWKLFKRTTSNLFD; this comes from the coding sequence ATGGCATCAACAGCATTGGCTGAAGAAAAACCGAAGGCAGCGGGAGGAACTGATCTGGCCCCGTCGGCGCGCTCTGCGATCTTAATGGATGCAGATACGGGAACGGTCATTTATGAGAAAAACAGTCATGATCAGCTGCCTCCGGCGAGCATTACGAAAATTATGACAATGCTGCTTACGATCGAAGCGATCGACTCGGGCAAACTGAAGCTGACGGACAAAGTAAGAACGAGCGAATATGCAGCTTCCATGGGCGGTTCGCAGATCTTTCTGGAGCCTGGGGAAGAAATGACGGTCGATGATATGTTAAAAGGGATTGCCATGGCATCAGGCAATGATGCCTCGGTAGCGATGGCTGAGAAGATCGCTGGCTCAGAAGAAGCCTTTGTACAGCTGATGAATGAGCGTGCGAAGGAGCTTGGCATGAAGGATACTCATTTTGCCAACTGTAACGGCCTGCCGGTCGATAATCATTATTCGTCTGCCCATGACATTGCCGTCATGAGCCGTGAACTGCTGAAGCATTCCGGGATTACGAAGTACACTGGTGCATATCAGGATTATCTTCGCAAAGATTCGGAAAAGCCATTTTGGCTAGTGAACACAAACAAGCTGGTTCGTTTTTATGAAGGGGCAGACGGTTTGAAAACAGGTTATACCTCCGAAGCGAAATTCTGCTTGTCTGCAACAGCGTCCAAGGATGGACTGCGTGTCGTTTCCGTGGTACTCGGTGAACCAAATACCAAAACACGGAACAGCGAAGTATCTTCGATGTTTGACTATGCGTTCAGTCAATATACGATGAAGGCGCTCTACAAGGCAGGGGATCTGCTGGGCAGTCTGAAAATTGAAAAAGGTGAAGTTGCCGAATTGCCTCTGAATGCCACGCAAAATTATAGTGTGCTGATGCGCAAAGGAGCCAAATCCAATGACATCCGGCATGAATTGCTGGTCGCCAAAGAATTGAAAGCTCCGATCAAGGCTGGGCAAAGTATAGGTAAACTGGTGGTTTACCAGGGCAACGACGTCATTAAGGAGTTCGACATTCAGGCTCCGCAGGATGTGAATAAGGCTGGCTGGTGGAAGCTGTTCAAGCGGACAACGTCCAATCTGTTTGACTAA
- the spoIIM gene encoding stage II sporulation protein M, giving the protein MRSSYFTFKGQTSLYVFVAVLFLVGVIFGALMVNALSLEQRQDLEGYLGNFFMTVQHSAQVTETGAYWDIAMLHLKWVGLIFILGLSVVGLPGILVLDFLKGVLIGFTVGYLVGQYSWKGLLFALVSVAPHNLFVIPILLICSVAAMTFSLYIIRNRVLMQRTPGRQRPFASYIVLTLVMAALLLGVASFETWVTPAMMRWVTPMLLPA; this is encoded by the coding sequence ATGCGCTCTTCCTACTTTACATTTAAAGGTCAGACTTCGTTATATGTATTCGTGGCTGTCTTGTTTCTGGTCGGCGTCATTTTTGGCGCGCTCATGGTCAACGCATTGTCTCTTGAGCAACGTCAGGATCTGGAGGGTTATCTCGGCAATTTCTTCATGACCGTGCAGCACAGTGCACAAGTGACTGAGACCGGGGCATATTGGGACATTGCCATGCTCCATCTGAAATGGGTGGGTCTGATCTTTATTCTGGGTTTATCCGTCGTTGGACTGCCCGGTATACTGGTTCTGGATTTTCTGAAAGGTGTGCTCATTGGATTCACGGTAGGGTACCTTGTTGGGCAGTATTCCTGGAAAGGGCTTCTGTTTGCACTGGTGTCCGTGGCACCGCATAATCTATTTGTCATTCCGATCCTGCTGATCTGCAGTGTGGCGGCGATGACGTTCTCGTTATACATCATTCGCAATCGTGTTTTGATGCAGCGAACACCTGGTCGACAAAGGCCTTTTGCTTCATATATAGTGTTAACTTTGGTTATGGCTGCATTGCTGCTCGGCGTGGCATCTTTTGAAACATGGGTTACACCTGCGATGATGCGCTGGGTCACACCAATGTTACTGCCGGCCTAA
- a CDS encoding endonuclease Q family protein encodes MQDQLEMSTTWEPCYTDLHIHIGRTSRGEAVKISGSRDLTFENIAREASDRKGIHLLGVIDCHSPVVQLDIEQLLESGTMSEIEGGGIAYQDTTILLGTEIELREPGMREFHMLAYFRDLKTMKSFTDWMKRYMKNVNLSSQRVYVPALEMQAEIKARGGLIVPAHVFTPHKGIYGSTAPRMGDVLDTRLVDAVELGLSSDSSMASYIRELDHVPFLTNSDAHSLGKIGREYNELQVASPSFDEFHMALQGEAGRKIAANYGLNPRLGKYHRTYCAACGSIMDEQAMSAERCPHCGSLKLVQGVLDRILAISDRESPHVPANRPAYHYQVPLEFIPGLGKAKLRQLLDHFGTEMNVLHRTREEELAAVVGPVLAGLIVAARNGQLELSSGGGGTYGKVAVQQKASE; translated from the coding sequence ATGCAAGACCAACTGGAAATGTCCACGACGTGGGAGCCCTGTTATACAGACCTGCATATTCACATCGGACGAACCTCTCGCGGTGAGGCCGTGAAAATCAGTGGCAGTCGCGATCTGACATTTGAGAATATTGCTCGGGAAGCATCGGATCGCAAAGGAATTCATTTGCTTGGTGTTATTGATTGTCATTCTCCGGTTGTACAGTTGGATATCGAGCAATTGTTGGAGAGTGGTACCATGTCCGAGATTGAGGGCGGCGGCATTGCCTATCAGGACACCACCATTCTGCTGGGTACAGAGATTGAGCTGCGCGAGCCTGGAATGCGTGAGTTCCATATGTTGGCATATTTCCGTGATCTGAAAACAATGAAGTCCTTCACGGACTGGATGAAACGTTATATGAAAAATGTGAATCTCAGTTCTCAGCGTGTCTATGTGCCCGCTCTAGAGATGCAAGCCGAGATTAAGGCACGTGGTGGGCTTATTGTGCCTGCACATGTATTTACACCGCATAAAGGCATCTATGGTAGTACTGCGCCCCGTATGGGCGATGTACTGGATACCCGTCTCGTGGATGCTGTCGAGTTGGGGTTAAGCTCTGATTCATCCATGGCCAGTTATATTCGGGAGTTGGATCATGTACCGTTTCTGACCAATTCGGATGCTCATTCACTCGGTAAGATTGGACGGGAGTATAACGAACTGCAAGTTGCTTCCCCTTCTTTTGATGAATTCCACATGGCACTTCAAGGAGAAGCCGGCAGGAAAATTGCTGCCAATTATGGACTGAATCCAAGGCTGGGCAAATACCACCGTACTTACTGTGCAGCATGTGGCAGCATAATGGACGAGCAGGCGATGTCAGCAGAGCGTTGTCCGCACTGTGGCAGTCTGAAGCTGGTTCAGGGGGTTCTGGATCGCATTCTGGCAATCTCTGATCGGGAGAGTCCTCATGTTCCTGCAAACAGACCGGCCTATCATTATCAGGTACCACTGGAGTTCATCCCGGGACTTGGCAAAGCCAAACTGCGCCAGCTACTGGACCATTTTGGTACAGAAATGAACGTACTTCATCGCACGCGTGAGGAAGAGCTTGCTGCGGTTGTTGGACCTGTGCTGGCTGGCCTGATTGTGGCTGCACGGAACGGACAACTGGAGCTGTCCTCCGGAGGTGGCGGTACGTACGGAAAGGTTGCTGTTCAGCAAAAAGCTTCGGAGTGA
- a CDS encoding purine-nucleoside phosphorylase yields MTALNQQMISEAASYIQSKSSIKPEVGLILGSGLGVLAELIEDGVSIAYQDIPHFPVSTVEGHEGELLVGTIKGRPVVMMKGRFHMYEGYGPELTAFPVRVMKELGVSGLLVTNAAGGVNTSYEAGDLMLISDHLNLTGKNPLIGPNDAALGVRFPDLSEAYSRRLRALAKDTAASQGFNVREGVYAGMLGPNYETPAEIRMLRTLGADAVGMSTVSEVIVARHAGLEVLGISCISNMAAGILDQPLSHDEVMETTERVRESFLALVLAVIPQM; encoded by the coding sequence ATGACAGCATTAAACCAACAAATGATTTCGGAAGCAGCATCTTATATTCAAAGCAAAAGCTCCATCAAGCCGGAAGTCGGTTTGATTTTGGGTTCGGGTCTTGGTGTACTTGCAGAATTGATTGAAGATGGCGTAAGTATCGCTTATCAGGATATTCCTCATTTTCCAGTGTCCACAGTAGAAGGACATGAAGGTGAACTATTGGTTGGAACCATTAAAGGTCGTCCAGTCGTAATGATGAAAGGCCGTTTCCACATGTACGAAGGATATGGTCCGGAATTGACAGCTTTCCCGGTACGGGTTATGAAAGAACTGGGTGTAAGCGGCCTGCTTGTAACCAATGCTGCGGGCGGCGTGAATACGTCGTATGAAGCTGGAGACTTGATGCTGATCTCTGATCACTTAAATCTCACAGGCAAAAATCCACTGATCGGACCAAATGACGCTGCACTGGGCGTGCGTTTCCCTGATCTGTCCGAAGCATATAGCCGCCGTTTGCGTGCGCTGGCGAAGGATACGGCCGCTTCACAAGGTTTTAACGTACGTGAAGGGGTATACGCAGGTATGCTCGGTCCGAACTACGAGACACCGGCAGAGATCAGAATGCTGCGTACATTGGGCGCAGACGCAGTGGGCATGTCCACTGTTTCTGAAGTGATCGTGGCACGCCACGCAGGTCTGGAAGTACTCGGTATTTCCTGTATCAGCAACATGGCTGCCGGAATTCTGGACCAGCCGCTGTCACATGATGAGGTGATGGAAACGACGGAACGTGTTCGTGAGTCGTTCCTGGCGCTGGTATTGGCGGTTATTCCACAAATGTAA
- the mciZ gene encoding Z-ring formation inhibitor MciZ, with protein MNSYLTPKSVHVVGQARQVQLILKQWLHEWGPDAKLSDLLAGRKSMGH; from the coding sequence ATGAACAGTTATTTGACGCCTAAATCCGTACACGTGGTAGGACAAGCCCGGCAAGTACAGCTCATACTCAAGCAATGGTTGCACGAGTGGGGACCGGATGCCAAATTAAGTGATCTGCTCGCTGGACGCAAATCAATGGGGCATTGA
- the spoIIAB gene encoding anti-sigma F factor, with protein MNEGTGTNFMNLQFAAKSENESFARVTVAAFISQLDPTMDELSDLKTVISEAVTNSIIHGYNNNSEGVVSIQAEIREDMITIIVEDRGEGIEDLELAKQPLYTSKPELERSGMGFTIMENFMDEFEVSSEPGRGTSIKMKKRIESKKALYN; from the coding sequence ATGAATGAAGGAACAGGGACAAATTTCATGAATCTGCAATTCGCGGCCAAGTCAGAGAATGAGTCGTTTGCACGGGTAACCGTTGCTGCGTTTATCTCCCAGCTTGATCCAACGATGGACGAGCTCAGTGACCTGAAGACGGTCATTTCGGAAGCCGTGACCAACAGCATCATCCATGGATACAACAATAACTCCGAGGGTGTTGTGTCCATCCAGGCCGAGATTCGGGAAGACATGATCACAATTATTGTGGAAGACCGCGGTGAAGGAATCGAAGATCTTGAACTGGCCAAGCAGCCGCTATATACGTCCAAACCCGAACTTGAGCGGTCGGGCATGGGCTTCACCATTATGGAAAACTTTATGGATGAATTCGAAGTCAGCAGTGAGCCCGGCAGAGGCACCTCCATCAAGATGAAAAAAAGGATTGAATCCAAGAAAGCATTGTATAATTAG
- a CDS encoding DUF4227 family protein: protein MIISMRRGLRFIRFIIVFAALVYLFYHVLDLFNGWISPVDQYQMPTGNAIKVFQETDWPGNGEGRPTMAERLRLFYWYGE from the coding sequence ATGATTATATCAATGCGGAGAGGGCTCCGTTTTATTCGATTTATTATAGTTTTTGCTGCATTAGTTTATCTGTTCTATCATGTTCTGGATCTGTTTAATGGCTGGATCTCACCTGTGGATCAATATCAGATGCCGACTGGCAATGCAATCAAAGTATTTCAGGAAACGGATTGGCCGGGTAATGGAGAAGGACGTCCTACGATGGCAGAGCGTCTCCGTTTGTTCTATTGGTACGGGGAGTAG
- the prli42 gene encoding stressosome-associated protein Prli42 — protein sequence MQKKKWFKIIIYLMLIAMIGSTLFIALEPLLFG from the coding sequence ATGCAAAAAAAGAAATGGTTCAAAATCATCATCTATCTCATGCTGATCGCCATGATCGGGTCCACCCTTTTCATAGCTCTCGAACCGTTGCTGTTCGGATAG
- the lipB gene encoding lipoyl(octanoyl) transferase LipB, with translation MSKPLDVAYIPMLDYEEAWNRQKAIVQRLDEGDGAEQMLLLQHPPTYTIGSQNHPEHLLLSPDELREQGISLFQIDRGGDITYHGPGQLVGYPLLILGRDEDLDLHGYLRKLEQVLMDYLADQGIEAGRKEGYTGVWIGDMKIAAIGIKFNRCKHRRGFVTSHGFAFNISSGIQHAGFQGIVPCGIEQYGVTSLEDITGKSYAVEQVAREIVPYFNRIFPYQINWISEKEALQRL, from the coding sequence ATGAGCAAGCCGCTGGATGTTGCATACATACCAATGCTTGATTATGAAGAGGCTTGGAACCGCCAGAAAGCGATTGTGCAGCGATTGGACGAGGGCGATGGAGCGGAGCAGATGCTGCTTTTACAGCACCCGCCTACGTATACAATCGGTTCACAAAATCATCCGGAGCATCTGCTTCTCAGTCCGGATGAGTTGCGTGAGCAAGGGATTTCTTTGTTTCAAATTGACCGCGGCGGTGATATTACTTATCATGGCCCGGGCCAGTTGGTAGGTTACCCGTTATTGATTCTTGGTCGGGATGAAGACCTGGATCTACACGGTTATTTACGGAAACTTGAGCAGGTACTTATGGATTATCTCGCAGACCAGGGCATCGAAGCTGGACGCAAAGAGGGTTACACGGGTGTGTGGATTGGCGATATGAAGATTGCTGCAATTGGCATCAAGTTTAATCGTTGCAAACACCGCCGCGGTTTTGTGACCAGTCACGGGTTTGCTTTTAACATCAGCTCAGGCATTCAACATGCGGGTTTTCAGGGGATTGTTCCTTGTGGGATTGAGCAGTATGGCGTTACCTCACTGGAGGATATAACGGGCAAGTCCTATGCGGTGGAGCAGGTAGCACGTGAGATTGTTCCGTACTTTAATCGCATTTTTCCATATCAAATCAATTGGATTAGCGAAAAAGAAGCCCTTCAACGTCTGTAA